In the Clostridium beijerinckii genome, one interval contains:
- a CDS encoding YiiD C-terminal domain-containing protein, which produces MSENEFEQFLHTNIPITEAMGISVIEFTKSRVILAAKLKPNINDKLTAFGGSINTLMTICGWSMVFVNIKEIDPKAQIVIKKSNINYRAPIREDFTAQCEILGDETRREFLETYTKHNKSRLDLKVVIKNKGTVFAEYEGQYVVFK; this is translated from the coding sequence ATGAGTGAGAATGAGTTTGAGCAGTTTTTACATACCAACATACCAATTACAGAAGCTATGGGCATAAGTGTTATAGAGTTTACTAAGTCGAGGGTTATACTTGCTGCTAAATTAAAACCTAATATAAATGATAAATTAACAGCGTTTGGAGGAAGTATAAATACTTTGATGACAATATGCGGATGGTCTATGGTTTTTGTAAATATTAAAGAAATTGATCCAAAGGCTCAGATAGTAATTAAAAAAAGTAATATAAATTATAGAGCTCCTATACGTGAAGATTTCACTGCACAATGTGAAATCTTGGGGGATGAAACAAGAAGAGAATTTCTCGAAACATACACGAAACATAACAAGAGTAGATTAGATCTTAAGGTTGTTATTAAAAATAAGGGAACTGTTTTCGCAGAGTATGAGGGACAATATGTTGTATTTAAATAG